AGGCGCAGCACCTCTTCCATGTTCGAAACCATGACGATCTCGAGCGACTGCCGGATCTTTTCGGGGATTTCCTTCAGATCCTTCTCGTTCTCCGACGGGATGACGATTGTCTTGATGCCGCCGCGTTGCGCCGCGAGGATTTTTTCCTTCAGGCCGCCGATCGGCATGACGCGCCCGCGCAGCGTGATCTCGCCGGTCATGGCGAGGTCGCGGCGCACCGGCATTTTCGTCAGCGCCGACGCGATGGACGTGGCGATGGTGATGCCCGCGCTCGGCCCGTCCTTGGGGATCGCGCCCTCGGGGATGTGCACGTGCAGGTCGAGTTTTTCCTGCACGTCCTTGTCGATGCCGAGCTCGTGCGCGCGCGAGCGGATGTAGCTGTAGGCCGCCTGCGCGGATTCGTTCATCACCTCGCCGAGTTTTCCGGTGATGACGATCTTGCCCTTGCCCGGCATGATCGCGACTTCGACGGGCAGGATCTCGCCGCCGGCGTGCGTCCAGGCAAGGCCGGTCGCAAGGCCGATCAGGTCGCGCTCCTCGATCTGTTCGCTGCGGTAGCGCGGCACGCCGAGGTATTTCGGAATGTTCTGCGCGGTGACGCGAACGGATCGCTTCGCGCTTTTCGTCTTGCGCGTGATGTTGCGCGCCACCTTGCGGCAGATCGCGGCCATCTCGCGTTCCAGATTGCGCACGCCGGCTTCGCGCGTGTATTCGCGCAGCACGCGCAGGATCGCGGAGTTCGCGAACGCCACCTTGTGGCCCGTCAGTCCGTTGGCCTCGAGCTGCTTGGGCACGAGGTAGCGCCGCGCGATCTCGAATTTTTCGTATTCCGAATATCCGGGAAGCTGGATGATCTCCATCCGATCGCGCAGCGGCGCGGGGATCGCGTCCAGGTAGTTCGCCGTGGTGACGAACATGATGTGCGAAAGGTCGTAGTCCAGATCGAGGTAGTGATCGTTGAAGGTGTGGTTCTGCTCCGGATCGAGCACCTCCAGAAGCGCGCTCGCCGGATCGCCGCGATAGTCGCTCGACAGTTTATCCACCTCGTCGAGAAGAAAGACGGGATTGTTCGCGCCGGCCTTGCGCAGCGACTGGATGATCTTGCCGGGCATGGAGCCGATGTAGGTGCGGCGATGCCCGCGGATCTCCGCCTCGTCGCGCACGCCGCCGAGCGACAGGCGGATGAACGGCCGGCCCGTGGCGCGCGCGATGGACTTGCCAAGGGACGTCTTGCCGACGCCCGGCGGGCCCACCAGGCAAAGGATCGGCCCTTTCATCTTGCC
The genomic region above belongs to bacterium and contains:
- the lon gene encoding endopeptidase La translates to MSFGSDPENPRGRVMPLLPLRDIIIFPHMVMPLFVGREKSIAALDEAMAGNKEILLAAQEVAKFETPRPEDIYPFGTIGQIVQMLKLPDGTVKVLVEGRARARIIDFPPSDRFFLAVFEEIAEDDAADVELKALMRTVQSTFEQYVKLNKRIPQDLLMTVAAIENPSRLADTIATHLNMKLHEKQDVLETVDALPRLEKIYSHMRGEIEVMQVERKIKNRVKKQVERSQKEYYLNEQMRAIQKELGDRDDFKSDIKELEERVAKKKMSKEATAKVRAEMKKLRLMSPMSAEATVVRNYIDAVIGLPWFDMADENHDIDRAEEILDEDHYGLEKVKERIVEYLAVHHLVGKMKGPILCLVGPPGVGKTSLGKSIARATGRPFIRLSLGGVRDEAEIRGHRRTYIGSMPGKIIQSLRKAGANNPVFLLDEVDKLSSDYRGDPASALLEVLDPEQNHTFNDHYLDLDYDLSHIMFVTTANYLDAIPAPLRDRMEIIQLPGYSEYEKFEIARRYLVPKQLEANGLTGHKVAFANSAILRVLREYTREAGVRNLEREMAAICRKVARNITRKTKSAKRSVRVTAQNIPKYLGVPRYRSEQIEERDLIGLATGLAWTHAGGEILPVEVAIMPGKGKIVITGKLGEVMNESAQAAYSYIRSRAHELGIDKDVQEKLDLHVHIPEGAIPKDGPSAGITIATSIASALTKMPVRRDLAMTGEITLRGRVMPIGGLKEKILAAQRGGIKTIVIPSENEKDLKEIPEKIRQSLEIVMVSNMEEVLRLALVAPEGKSPFEKPPPAADPAKAAYTDQTGELI